CAAACTGCGCCCACATGGCTGGGTAAATCAGCACGTCCAGGGCCCTAAAAGCGGTACGGTACTCCAGGTTGTCCACGATGACGCTGCCGCCCCGGGGCCCCGGCTCGATGAGGTGGCGGTGCTTCCAGTAGCGCAGCGGCGGGGGCAGCAGCTGGCCCTCGTCCACGAAGTAGTGGGTGCCGTCGGGCAGTACCCCGTCGTCGGTGATGAGCGAAGTCCAAGGCAGCTTTTTGATGCCGGTATTCAGCTCAATTTCTACTACGTCGCCGGTGTGGCAGCCGTCGTAGCGCACCAGCTTCAGCTTCGGAAACGGCGGGGCCAGCGCCAAAAACAGCTCGCGGGTGAAGCCCGCCATTACTTGGGCGGGGCCCTGGCCCACGGCAGTACGGAGGATGACGCGCATGGATGTGCTTACGCCGGAGCCCCGGTTTGGTTGGCGGCCGGGGGCCCTAGCGCCAGTCGGGTAGGTTGCCGTCGGCG
This genomic stretch from Hymenobacter sp. PAMC 26628 harbors:
- a CDS encoding SRPBCC family protein, which translates into the protein MRVILRTAVGQGPAQVMAGFTRELFLALAPPFPKLKLVRYDGCHTGDVVEIELNTGIKKLPWTSLITDDGVLPDGTHYFVDEGQLLPPPLRYWKHRHLIEPGPRGGSVIVDNLEYRTAFRALDVLIYPAMWAQFAWRKPIYRRWFR